cattttatttatgtggAAATTTAAAACGATGAAACtaagatatatatttaagtgCACTGAAATCATCTACGCCTCagttcatttattttgtatactttgttttttttgcCTCTCAGGTAATCCCCCTATTTTTTACTTCTGCACgtttatttttgaggttttgaGCAAGGCATCATACTATTATTTCAACGCACTACgtgttttattacataatttaagtatttagatGGCATCAAATTGGCTGGAGTGTTATGGGATGTGTGATGACATGAGCAGGAATGATTATTTATGCAACATACTTACGTAATTCATAAACTTCATATTGATTTagtgttttttgttttgaagCATCTTCCTTAGGACTTTCACTgacttctttatattttaacttaacAGTCACTTCAGCTTGTGGTGATGaaatattcacaatatttttattgatcaaCAATGTATTTTCAGCTgataatagtttattatttaccGTCGGTTTATCGACTGAATAAAAATTGGTCACTGTTTcaacatcaataaattttattttacttgtttTGTTTAACGATGATTCTATTATGATACTGGAATTATTATCGTCtgatttaatattatctttagaTATGTGAACTGCGTTGCTTGTATTTAaaggtaaatatatatttttccgGTGTGTTggcatatttataaatttgttttcggTCAATGAATTGTTAACTTTAAATGGATTTATTGTAGGGTTGGTCACACTAATTACACCACTATCTAAAGAGTTATTtcttaaatgttttgttttagttCTTATATAACTGCTTGTTAATTTGCTATTTTCTGTATCCGATTCATTGTACTTTCCTTCTCGAGAAGTAAAATGCCCTTCAGTTATCGGCATTGCAGTGATAGTACCATTTATATACACTGAACTTGAAAGATTTTCTTCTGAGTACGTGACATTAGACTCCGAACTTTTTACTGTTGGCATATACATTCGTTTGTTTTCGGTCAGTGATTTGTTAACTTGAATTGGATTTATTGTTGGTATGGCCACACTACTTACATCACTATCTAAAGAGTTATTTCTTAAATGTTTTGTTGGTTTATCAGTTATTATGTAACTGCTCGCTAACTTGCTCATTTCTGAACCCGAATTACTGTACTTACCTTCTTGAGAAATCATATATCCTTCAGTTATCGGCTTTGCAATACCGGTATTATTTCTTTGCTCTGAACTTGTAAGATTTTCTTTTTGTCCATCTGAATAAGTGTAAATAGACTCTGAAGTGTTTACTGAATCTTCTGGacttttgatttctttagagttttgatcaaaatcacttattactCTTGAACCTAAAGCCTCGTCATCATATACAAAGGGAGTTTTTGTAGTGGTGGAATAATCAGTGTCGTTTAAATTACCAAGACGATTTTCGGACCCCTTTTTTGGTATATTTGCATCAACTGTTGGATCACTTCTGACATTTATAGTAGAAGAAAAATTGCCTGTcgtgtttaataaaatagtcGATTGATTACTCACTGAATTTTCATAATCAACTTCAACTGGGATTACTTCATAATCAATATTCTCTCTTTTAGTATCCTTCCTATCCCGTTGTTTTGCAGCTTTTTCAAAACTTAATGGCAAATCTACATGTTCACTATTTtcatcattttgttttttacttttttgtttctGATAAGATCcctgttttctttttttgactcgtgcttttctttcttttttcaaattatcAGTTTCTTCTTTAATAATCTCTTGGACATATGAAGAATGAACGCTGAGTTCATCGTCTGACAATTCCGTATGCGTTGTATTAGGAATTTTGTCACTGTGAGATTCTTCTAAAATTCTTCTGGCTATCCTTTCAAGAAACTGTCGTTTTTCTTCTTCTGGTAgtaaatctatatatttattatcactatctTTAGCAATCCCGCACTTAAATATGAGTAAAAATATAACCAATTGGTACATGATTGATTCAGTATATCAAGTCATTTTGTTAAACAAGATACAATGAAATGGATTCGTTTCAactttatttgattgaaattcTATAGTAAAAGCTAATCAAGCGTAGGAAAAATTGATTGCATTTATACATGAAATCTACAATGGAGATAAGAATTTTAGCTGGGATAAAATCTTCATAAAactgtttcattattttttattcattgcaatattttaaattatttaaagttcTATTGATAAGTGCGAGAACATTAACAGGCAGTCAGTATTTACTATCAAGGCATACTgtgatatattttgaaaaaaccaAATGATAGTTATTATAGttatgatataatttaaattttaaagtttaattactGATACCGAAACTTGCAAGCTCAAAAATCCTATTGCGACATTGTACATTAAGTCGTTGGGTGGGTCATTCCCTTACCTCAAATATGGGTAGCAATCGCCGATCCATGCATCATGCTGCTGACTTGGTCGTGCTTAAGGTTAATCATATCATTGAAACATAATATCTCCCTAATCGgtaataataagttaaactttttttaaccgatttcacaAAAAGAGAAgatttcgactgggtgaaccgattttgttgattcttttatatttgaaagctggtagtTCCCGTATTTCAATTTCATCCGGTTTTGACAccggcatccatgagaaaacaatATATGTCTAAAATTTGCACTAAGTATGTGAGCGACAAATTGACGAAAACTCATTATCAAAaaaaccgattttaatgattattttttaatggaaaggaTATAACTTCAAGAATAGTTTGGTAAGGTTTAAAGTAACGGAACTgttcaattcttaggagaaaATCTTCGCAAGTCGCATTTGAAATTGTCCTCGAGGTAGATTTCCTCTCTTCATATATGCTTTTCTCCTTGACttcatttttttcaattaaacgGCACTGTCTTATATGAGCAGCACGTATAGTACACATATTATTCGGACAAATTAGTTAGCGTACTTCAAggacactaaaaataaaaattaagaaaaaaaacagAGGCGTACGGGGCCTCAGCGGGGGGACACCGATTCCATTATTTTGTCTATTAAGCCCTGATTTCACCATTGGAGTAGAACGTGTTTAGAACACTTTAAACTAAGCTTACGCCTTAAATGAGTGTACTGATTCAATTCGGATTCACCAACACAATCTAAACGCAGGTATATCCTAAACGCGTTAAAACACTGACCGCCGAATTTTCGACGTTCACCTTATCTGATCTCGTTCAATAGCTCTGTCACTGTCGTTATCGTAATATAAACATtgacaaataacaattttgattttattcatgatagttttgacaggtatttgtatttatactttatattgTTTACGACATGAGTTTACGTCAACACGTAGAAAAGGTATTGGTGAATTCGCTTTGTTTCTCATCTCATTTCGGCGTATCTTTTCCGAAGggtcatttatatattaagtaaattatattCAATTCGACTGTAGACAGATCTTTGACAGAACTATTATAAGGCAAAACTTCAAGTCAgctcacattctagcactctccAAAGTGCATGAACTCAGtatctcctcgcgattgtcttccgaatgtctgcgcagagttttagaatacttcggttacatcgcaaggaaggacgatggaaaccttgagaggctcattgtggtcggcaaaatagatgggaagaggcctcgtggacgcagtccaaaCACGATGGTCCGACGAGATCCGCCCTCGATTCGACGGTTTACAATGCCTTTCACtccgccagagacaggaatagatggagagcgatcatacgaGAGAAAATGATACAGAAGGGTGGTCTCGACTTTCAGTAccgaggattacgacgcagggaggacGAGGAGGACAAAGTGCACGCCCGGacacatagagtattgctgtcatctctgagtATCTCTATAGCAACGCAGAGCTCCTCAAATTGTCCACTGCTTTGTGAACGGCCAGATCACTTCGCAttccgtagagacgtcgcttcattgtgtgtattctaccgcatttatcatggggcgtgttctgaagagctgtttgatctaATTCCTGCTgcggaattccaccttcacacgaggTGCTACatatcgtccccaccatctgtatgtctggtgttcctccacagtccggttttcaaggaactttcttccccgtataaccaagctgtggaatgagcttccctgtgcggtgtttccaggatgatatgagacattatattgttataataatttgttgattattattttagtgcatattatattgtcattgaATAGTTGTTTTGAAATCAGTTGttgtttttggtattttttttttgtaatttcaaacgaataaaaatcatataataaaatatcttttttattctcatttaaatctatttacaaaatttaccagAATTCTTAATCTAAATCTTATAACTACTGTGTATCTCCGTATTTGTAGGACCCCCTCCAACCAAGTCTGCCAGTTCTCTTGAGTTTTCTTTCAGATCCTAACCGTGAATTTTCATCTTCGCCTTCCATTTTATCTACAACTTCAGGTTTCATTTCAGTCTCTATAACTTCTGGTGCGACTACTTCTTCAACGTTttccattttattaatttcctcAATCGCTTCCTTCATTAATCTTTCAACGATTATGCTTTGTTTTTTACGACTTGGGAAACGTTTTTGATTGTTGACTGGAATAGTTTCAGTTTCTTTGTTTGGTTCATTATCTTTATTGGTTTCAGGGCTCTTTTCAGGCTCTTTATTTTGTGCTGTTTCGTTTTTTTCTTCGGGAACCTTACCAATTTCCATATTCAGATCATAATACGAAGCAGAATCTTCACAAGGTATTGAATCACGTGGTCTTGTGCACGTAAGGACTTcctgaaatttaatatatttttaaagcgtatacttgcaaattaaattttctaaatacaataacaaattttgttaaaaatataagtatttttaggTGACAAGGCAGACAAATGATTCACAAAAGAATTACCGGCCATTCCGCGGCTAGGCTGTTTATGGAAGAAATTTTCTAAAAGACTGCGCTGTGGAGAAGCGATATATAGCCGCATATTGACGATCAGAATAAATATAGAAGAGAGATTAGATGTAGAGAGATGTAGAAGACTCACAATACAGTGAAGtctttactataatatataagttctGTAAGCATACAGACAAACGACACTGCATTGCACAGAGTGAAATTGGTGGAGCTTATACTAAGCTAACCTTGTAATCGACTATGTAAATTAGGTATTGCTAGTATTTGTctaattaaaaagatttaagtGAAAGTTTTACCTGATTAAATACAGTCTCAGCTGGGCAAATGAAGCTGTAGCGATAGGTTACGTTGCGACCCGAGGGGGTTTGTGATGGCAGACACACGTGGAACAGCTGACAATCATTGTCCATGTCAGCATAGTAGCCGTACGTGAGGTTGTCACAGCTGGAAATGATTGACATGTAATGATCAAGGAACgttatactaaaaataattatactgaAGCATACTGTGATCCCCaataattagaattttataacgaaatGACAAAATACTGAACAATGcatgtatgaaaaaaataaattcttatcGATGTGTCAACTGAGCCGAAACTGCGTCAAATTTTTCGTACAAACATGCGAGCAGAAAGTTGTACGGAAATCTACAATTTTTCGAGCTATCTGTCACAGCCCTAAAATCGTTTTAAAAGGCTGTCCAAAAGACTGTAAATTGCTCTCAATTTATGAAATGTCACGTCATGGCTATACTAGCATTTACCCAAGGTGCTCGGCCACCTGATCGACTCTCTTTTCGGGATTCATACTCTAGGTCTTGGCCATGTCTTTGCAACTCAACATTCCttacaggagcgctgccggctTCGTACTCATATGTAAGTGTATCCGCATTTTTATGGTACCATGACCGATTGTCAATATGCCTTGAACGCTGTGCAAAGAACTCCAGTACGCTGTTTGATTGTAAAATAAGATCCTCGAACACCTCGCTTGGGGGTAACGGTCTTCTACCACACTTATCGCGGGGAGCTTGGAAGAGCTGTTtggccttttttttatgaaaataagggatgagatgagcaggacgttcagctgatggtaattgatacgccctgcacattagaatgcgatgccactcagaattcctgaaaaaccccaaaaattctgaacggcactacaattgcgctcgtcaccttgagacataagatgttaagtctcatttgcctagtaaccatcagaccgaaacacaattatacttacacattacagcttcatcgcagaaatagtcgccgtaacccataatctagccggcatcctgtgtaaaggagccttattattttgatatcaaattatgacatcatccccaccatctggatatttGGCGTTCATCTACATGTGGTTTTCCAGGAAcctttttccacgtactacaaaactgtggaatgagcttccttgtgcggtgtttccaggacgatacgaggtgaatacttacaaaaaaagcgcgtacatatTTCTAAAagactggcaacgctcctgttattcaaTGTTGGCGGCAGTGATCATTCAACATAAAGTGAATCATGCGCTCGTTAGCTCTCCTCTTTCATAAGAAATGGTACATGGATATCTAGATAGATGACCAGGATGATATTTATGTTTCGTAGCATGTATAGCAGTGCCATTTAAAGGTAGATATCAGGTCAAGCTCTGTACTTCCCGTAATCAGTACGTATAGCCATATCACATTATACGTACCTGAAGGTATCCGTAATGTTCTCCCTAATCGAGCTGGCGTTTGCAGGAAGATTTAATGAATCTGCATTTGTTTGGTTTACCATCTCctgaaataagtaaaaattaagtTCATTTGGAAgcataatgtttatttatccttaaattaacatcaataatataatcttcaaaTCAAATTACTGATATGAGTACCACTATCAGAATATATACACAATGTAAGTTGAGTAAGCTCTCTACTTTTCTTTTCATTGTAATGTCTAAGTGTCGGTGAAAACGAGCCTAAGTTCGTTTAGATATCCtggtatatctttatttaattaataactttatgTTAAATTTCAGTGCATATTAGGGTTAATTCCCTCTTTTCCTGGATAATAGCTACTCTCCATATTCGCAGGTTCGCATACCGCATCGTCCAACAATTATGGTACACATTAAATTTGTTTCTAATTTACAGTTCACCGTACTAATGTTTCCATTGAAAAAATCGTAAAATGTTTGGATATTTGTACCACGTTTTGAAAGTCAGAATCTGGTTAGTAGTAGACCACCCACCGATTCGTAAAGATATGCCTACTGTTGCATGATACCAAATAGAAGGAGGATTATATCTGATATGCCAACACGTCCCACGCGCCCGCACAAGTCACTTGCTGAGTTGTTATGGCGCCAAACCCAAAGCCAAACTTAAAACGTGATACCCACTTGTTTACAACTGTCGGTTAATGTTACGGGTTGCTAGTTAcacaagcttggttattgtatacaaaaaacgtgatttatgatagattcgtgatGTGAATGacgccgctctttcagagttgtagGAGAAATAGACTATTTTGCTAAacacatcaaaataaaaaaactgtaatgtaattgtttgtatttttttactatagtggtcattataatattatgatctatactttttttttgtctaAAAAACATATTTCACATTTTAATGTTCCCGTTGTTTGCTGAACAAAAGTCGGCTGTCTTGCCGTGTCCACGGTGACACGGTAGCATATTACGGTGGAAACGCTAGCCGTGTTCACTTGTGCACACATGGGAGGGCGACCGGGTGTCAGAAAAAGAATTCcatgcataaaataattattttcttggAATAGTTGTTCGCCTCATCTTCAAGGTGTGTATCATACACCCTGAAAAAGCTTCACATCAAACAAGACTTTCAGCGATAGCGCAAGTACGAATCATTAAGATGCTAGAATTTACTATCCCTAACGAAATATCATTGAAACTGTAGCAGTAAATTCTGCGGTCACCTGGAAGGCAAAGGcgaattggcttcgaagaagctaggcgtcataaatagagcacgctAATACTTCAGGCCCGGCCACATTtggagtaggtacctactgctgtcatctctggt
This is a stretch of genomic DNA from Leptidea sinapis chromosome 15, ilLepSina1.1, whole genome shotgun sequence. It encodes these proteins:
- the LOC126968348 gene encoding uncharacterized protein LOC126968348, producing MEMTSKIFSSILLLVLASNVFADEIELEATSGRVLKMLREMVNQTNADSLNLPANASSIRENITDTFSCDNLTYGYYADMDNDCQLFHVCLPSQTPSGRNVTYRYSFICPAETVFNQEVLTCTRPRDSIPCEDSASYYDLNMEIGKVPEEKNETAQNKEPEKSPETNKDNEPNKETETIPVNNQKRFPSRKKQSIIVERLMKEAIEEINKMENVEEVVAPEVIETEMKPEVVDKMEGEDENSRLGSERKLKRTGRLGWRGSYKYGDTQ